From Streptomyces sp. NBC_00690, a single genomic window includes:
- a CDS encoding amidohydrolase family protein — MNPSNSTAPADTLIVNTLVVTMDDSRRVISDGAVAIRGDAIVAVGKTDDVTAQWHSDNVIAGERFVVTPGLINTHVHITGEPLTRGFVPDDTPFLENVFEWLTPIHTHYTEEDEHISAQLAALEMLKSGTTAFLEAGTIRFIDPVVEALTEIGIRARVGPWAWDLVPEPEVLRMTTAQAISRLNDTMDKYGSVANGRIQAWPIIIGHTCCSDELWRAAKGLSIEYGTGFSAHMSPAAMDPEGFLATFGQRPMVHLDEIGVLGRNAILTHAVHVDDEEVALLASTGTSVSHCPTTALKVSYGVTQIGKFPEMVAAGVNVAIGTDGNNASNYHDLMRATYLVAGLFKDARRDATIFPAEDAFAMATRNGARGLQAEHEIGSIETGKKADLVLHDTNRPEWRPLHNVANQLVWSADGRGVHTVFVDGQRVVDDYRCTTIDEDDLLRRAQTAGEGIVARSGLPNRAKWPTI; from the coding sequence ATGAATCCTTCGAACTCCACGGCACCCGCCGACACCCTGATCGTCAACACCCTCGTCGTGACGATGGACGACTCCCGCCGTGTGATCAGCGACGGCGCGGTGGCCATCCGGGGCGATGCGATCGTGGCCGTCGGCAAGACCGACGATGTGACCGCCCAGTGGCACAGCGACAACGTCATCGCAGGCGAGCGGTTCGTCGTCACCCCTGGCCTGATCAACACGCATGTGCACATCACCGGTGAACCGCTCACGCGTGGCTTCGTCCCGGACGACACCCCGTTCCTGGAGAACGTCTTCGAGTGGCTCACGCCGATCCACACGCACTACACCGAGGAAGACGAGCACATCTCCGCGCAGCTCGCGGCGCTGGAGATGCTCAAGAGCGGTACGACCGCGTTCCTCGAAGCCGGCACGATCCGGTTCATCGACCCGGTCGTCGAAGCACTGACCGAGATCGGCATCCGCGCACGCGTAGGACCATGGGCGTGGGACCTCGTGCCTGAGCCCGAGGTACTGCGCATGACGACCGCACAGGCGATCTCGCGACTGAACGACACGATGGACAAATACGGGTCGGTCGCCAACGGTCGCATCCAGGCATGGCCGATCATCATCGGCCACACCTGCTGTAGCGACGAGCTGTGGCGGGCCGCGAAGGGACTGTCGATCGAGTACGGCACCGGGTTCAGTGCCCATATGTCGCCGGCGGCGATGGATCCCGAGGGCTTCCTCGCGACCTTCGGGCAGCGGCCGATGGTGCACCTCGACGAGATCGGCGTATTGGGTCGGAACGCGATCCTGACCCATGCCGTCCACGTCGACGACGAGGAGGTGGCACTGCTCGCCAGCACCGGCACGAGTGTGTCGCACTGCCCGACCACGGCACTCAAGGTGTCCTACGGCGTGACCCAGATCGGCAAGTTCCCCGAGATGGTGGCCGCCGGTGTGAACGTGGCGATCGGCACCGACGGCAACAACGCCTCGAACTACCACGATCTGATGCGCGCGACCTATCTGGTCGCCGGACTGTTCAAGGACGCCCGCCGGGACGCCACGATCTTCCCGGCCGAGGACGCGTTCGCGATGGCCACCCGCAACGGCGCCCGCGGACTCCAGGCGGAGCACGAGATCGGGTCGATCGAGACGGGCAAGAAGGCCGACCTGGTACTGCACGACACGAATCGGCCGGAGTGGCGGCCACTGCACAACGTGGCGAACCAACTCGTGTGGTCGGCCGATGGGCGGGGCGTGCACACGGTGTTCGTCGACGGGCAACGCGTCGTCGACGACTACCGCTGCACCACGATCGACGAGGACGACCTGCTGCGCCGCGCCCAGACCGCCGGTGAAGGCATCGTGGCCCGCTCCGGGCTGCCCAACCGCGCCAAGTGGCCCACCATCTGA
- a CDS encoding SMI1/KNR4 family protein — protein sequence MTAEDLVAFDRAWGRLEAWLASQSPADHAALRAPATAREIAELEERLGFALHPQLRRLLERRNGVAEPEPNSGSERGVFPAGGILPLGHRFSSTTDIAEMHEILVDVGEDNIESELWEEDDEDPAGHLHQCVPFALPNDGGVAFVDHRPGATYGQVFEMGIGSGDLEGSLWGTSLSEFVRAVTDALETGTAFSHHWPITFEHSSGRTCIAWEVRA from the coding sequence ATGACAGCTGAGGATCTTGTTGCATTCGATCGGGCATGGGGACGCCTGGAAGCATGGCTCGCTTCGCAGTCGCCTGCGGATCACGCCGCGCTTCGAGCACCGGCAACGGCCAGGGAGATCGCCGAGTTGGAGGAGCGGCTGGGCTTCGCCCTCCACCCTCAACTCAGGAGGTTGCTGGAGCGACGGAACGGTGTCGCCGAGCCGGAGCCGAACAGCGGATCCGAACGAGGAGTGTTCCCGGCCGGAGGCATCCTGCCGCTGGGCCATCGGTTCAGTTCCACCACCGACATCGCTGAGATGCACGAGATTCTCGTGGACGTCGGTGAGGACAACATCGAGTCCGAGCTGTGGGAAGAGGACGACGAGGACCCCGCCGGCCATCTGCACCAGTGCGTGCCCTTCGCCCTGCCCAATGACGGAGGTGTCGCGTTCGTCGACCATCGGCCCGGGGCCACGTACGGACAGGTGTTTGAGATGGGTATCGGATCCGGCGACCTGGAGGGCTCTCTCTGGGGCACAAGCCTGAGCGAGTTCGTCAGGGCAGTGACGGATGCCCTGGAGACGGGCACGGCGTTCTCGCACCACTGGCCCATCACGTTCGAGCACTCGTCGGGCAGGACCTGCATCGCATGGGAGGTCCGTGCCTAG
- a CDS encoding aldehyde dehydrogenase family protein, with the protein MAAVDFPPSQHFIDGEWVAARDGGTLDVLDPATQQVITEVARAGGADVDDAVTAARRAFPAWAATNPSERGALLRRWADLIIAEVEALASIEAQDVGKPLSGGRTNIYIAHGIIDYFAGAADKLTGVTLPTRSPDYLGYTIPEPYGVCAIVIPWNVPAVLTAANVAPALAAGNTVVLKPSEIAPLAPFALVELARRAGFPPGVINVVAGLGPEAGVALTSHSGVDHISFVGSTAIGRAIMAAAAQNLVPVKLELGGKSPNVLFADADLDTAIPAIVTSITENAGQNCYAGSRLLVEASVHDEVVERVAAAMAKVRTGPWEADLDMGPLVSATQFDRVSGFLAQTPREGARLVTGGEPADEGWFVRPTVFDQVEGGMRIAREEVFGPVLAVQSFRDTAEATELMNATDFGLLACIWTNDVSRALRLAKEVRSGQVAVNQFHDAGVIGFPFNMQKDSGFSRGGGYAALREYTQEKGVAIRLLDR; encoded by the coding sequence ATGGCGGCTGTTGACTTCCCTCCTTCCCAACACTTCATCGACGGCGAGTGGGTTGCGGCCCGCGACGGCGGCACACTGGACGTCCTCGACCCGGCCACCCAACAGGTGATCACCGAGGTCGCCCGGGCGGGCGGCGCCGACGTCGACGACGCGGTCACCGCGGCGCGACGCGCCTTCCCTGCCTGGGCTGCGACCAATCCGAGCGAGCGCGGGGCGCTGCTCCGGCGCTGGGCCGACCTGATCATCGCCGAGGTCGAGGCGCTCGCGTCCATCGAGGCACAGGACGTGGGCAAACCACTGTCCGGGGGCCGGACGAACATCTACATCGCCCACGGCATCATCGACTACTTCGCGGGCGCGGCAGACAAGCTCACCGGAGTCACACTGCCGACCCGCAGTCCCGACTACCTGGGCTACACGATTCCCGAGCCGTACGGCGTGTGCGCGATCGTCATCCCGTGGAACGTTCCCGCCGTGCTCACCGCCGCGAACGTCGCGCCGGCGCTCGCCGCGGGCAACACCGTCGTCCTCAAGCCGTCCGAGATCGCGCCGCTGGCCCCGTTCGCACTCGTCGAACTCGCGCGCCGCGCCGGCTTCCCACCAGGGGTGATCAACGTTGTGGCGGGCCTCGGCCCCGAGGCGGGCGTCGCACTCACCTCGCACTCGGGCGTCGACCACATCAGCTTCGTCGGCTCCACCGCCATCGGGCGGGCGATCATGGCGGCTGCGGCACAGAACCTCGTCCCGGTGAAGCTGGAGCTCGGCGGCAAATCGCCGAACGTCCTCTTCGCCGATGCGGACCTGGACACGGCGATCCCGGCGATCGTCACTTCCATCACCGAGAACGCGGGACAGAACTGCTACGCGGGGTCCCGACTGCTCGTGGAGGCATCGGTGCACGACGAGGTCGTGGAGCGGGTCGCCGCCGCCATGGCCAAGGTCAGGACCGGGCCCTGGGAAGCCGACCTGGACATGGGTCCGTTGGTCAGTGCCACTCAGTTCGACCGCGTCAGCGGCTTCCTTGCCCAGACGCCTCGCGAGGGGGCTCGGCTGGTCACCGGTGGCGAACCCGCGGACGAGGGTTGGTTCGTCCGGCCGACCGTGTTCGACCAGGTGGAAGGGGGGATGCGCATTGCCCGTGAGGAAGTCTTCGGCCCGGTTCTCGCCGTGCAGTCCTTCCGTGACACTGCCGAGGCGACCGAGTTGATGAACGCCACCGACTTCGGCCTGTTGGCCTGTATCTGGACCAACGACGTCTCGCGGGCGCTGCGGCTGGCGAAGGAGGTCCGTTCCGGACAGGTAGCCGTCAACCAGTTCCACGACGCGGGAGTGATCGGGTTTCCGTTCAATATGCAGAAGGACAGCGGCTTCAGCCGGGGCGGAGGATACGCGGCGCTGCGTGAATACACCCAGGAGAAGGGCGTGGCCATCCGACTGCTGGACCGCTGA
- a CDS encoding VOC family protein has product MAELTEPRWTHIAIPVSDLDQSIEFYERITPLVLVTKNDDSNGRSAWLSNKGQVDSPLVLVLAEFIPEVGARFGIEPGKKIPTLAPFAHIGIELPNRADVDDVAAKARETGNLRWEPVEMAAHIGYICAVNDPDGNTIEFSHNQKVFSTIQELWG; this is encoded by the coding sequence ATGGCAGAACTGACCGAACCCCGCTGGACCCACATCGCCATTCCGGTCAGCGACCTGGATCAATCGATCGAGTTCTACGAGCGCATCACCCCGCTGGTCCTGGTCACCAAGAACGACGACAGCAACGGCCGCAGCGCCTGGCTGTCGAACAAGGGCCAGGTCGACTCGCCGTTGGTCCTGGTCCTAGCCGAGTTCATCCCCGAGGTCGGGGCGCGCTTCGGCATCGAGCCGGGCAAGAAGATCCCCACGCTGGCGCCGTTCGCGCACATCGGTATCGAACTGCCCAACCGCGCGGACGTCGACGACGTCGCGGCCAAGGCCCGCGAGACGGGCAACCTGCGATGGGAGCCGGTGGAGATGGCCGCCCACATCGGGTACATCTGCGCCGTGAACGACCCCGACGGCAACACCATCGAGTTCTCGCACAACCAGAAGGTGTTCTCGACCATCCAGGAGCTCTGGGGCTAA
- a CDS encoding NAD(P)-dependent alcohol dehydrogenase: MRATAALLEQPGQPFVLTEVDLDDPRPDEVLVRVAAVGICGTDLEFAGFFPTPALLGHEGAGVVEKVGAHVTSVRPGDHVAMSFTSCGTCALCRTGSPAYCRSFDAVNFSGRRPDGSTAVTHEGREVNAHFLGQSSFASHVVAPERAVVKMDPSWDLLRAGPFGCGFQTGAGGVLNVLQPRPGSSIAIFGAGAVGVAAIIAAALSSCKVIAAVDVNPAKLEAARGYGATHTIDSIDSSAGGTAEQLTALVPEGFDFVIDTTGHEKVLRTAVEALGPLGRAGVIGVGPSESMSFDWRSILNGRTVTGIVAGSSVPQLFLPQLLELNAEGRFPVEKMISYFPFEQINEAVAAVRSGTVGKAVLTF, from the coding sequence GTGCGCGCCACCGCCGCTCTGTTGGAGCAGCCCGGACAGCCGTTCGTCCTGACCGAAGTGGACCTGGACGATCCCCGCCCGGACGAGGTGCTCGTCCGCGTCGCCGCGGTCGGCATCTGCGGCACCGACCTTGAGTTCGCCGGCTTCTTCCCCACACCGGCACTGCTCGGGCACGAGGGGGCGGGCGTCGTGGAGAAGGTCGGCGCACACGTCACCTCCGTACGCCCGGGTGACCACGTCGCCATGTCCTTCACTTCCTGCGGTACGTGCGCCCTGTGCCGCACGGGCTCACCCGCCTACTGCCGCAGCTTCGACGCGGTGAACTTCTCCGGCCGCCGCCCTGACGGCTCCACCGCGGTGACCCACGAGGGGCGGGAGGTCAACGCCCACTTCCTCGGCCAGTCGTCGTTCGCCAGCCATGTCGTCGCACCGGAGCGGGCGGTCGTCAAGATGGACCCGTCCTGGGACCTGCTGCGGGCCGGCCCCTTCGGCTGCGGCTTCCAGACCGGGGCCGGTGGTGTGCTCAATGTGCTTCAACCCCGCCCGGGCTCGTCGATAGCGATCTTCGGGGCAGGGGCCGTCGGTGTGGCCGCCATCATCGCCGCTGCACTGAGCAGCTGCAAGGTGATCGCGGCCGTCGATGTGAACCCGGCCAAGCTGGAGGCGGCCCGTGGCTACGGAGCAACCCACACCATCGACTCAATCGACTCATCGGCCGGGGGGACTGCCGAGCAACTGACGGCCCTGGTCCCCGAGGGGTTCGACTTCGTGATCGACACGACCGGGCACGAGAAGGTCCTGCGCACGGCGGTGGAGGCTCTCGGGCCGCTCGGTCGCGCCGGTGTCATCGGCGTCGGCCCGAGCGAGTCGATGAGCTTCGACTGGCGCAGCATCCTCAACGGACGCACGGTCACCGGCATCGTCGCCGGGTCCAGCGTGCCGCAACTCTTCCTGCCGCAACTGCTGGAGCTCAACGCCGAGGGCCGGTTCCCGGTCGAGAAGATGATCAGCTACTTCCCGTTCGAGCAGATCAACGAGGCCGTCGCGGCGGTCCGGTCCGGCACGGTCGGCAAAGCCGTACTGACCTTCTGA
- a CDS encoding BMP family ABC transporter substrate-binding protein, whose protein sequence is MTTHSMLWRRGAAAGLALAGAIALSGCASNDATAPKTTPAAKGNSESGGKQPDVNGDGKVVIGVLSPGDINDKGYYQSFVDSADAFAKEKGWTVIKRGSVPPSDALTAARALCQQNVDLVAIGASELKTAIPASEEPVCGKSAWYVPMQANIDQTPKIVLSTDDPNQSMLVAGYAAGLKMKAAGHTKAGFITGIKADYSVAASTAFLAGIREIVPKATLTTTYTGDFNDSAKAKEATQAQISQGVKVIYPYLGGATDAAAKLANASGALTLTPGTDRCASTSPKFDISVLFSPGDYFRAALEEFAKGNLKMGTTRVWQLGVDPYPTVKICNGQGDEDQQLSEFMKKIGSKEIDAAAEVKRLG, encoded by the coding sequence ATGACTACACACAGCATGCTCTGGCGTCGTGGGGCCGCGGCCGGCCTCGCCCTCGCAGGAGCCATCGCACTGTCCGGCTGCGCCAGCAACGATGCGACGGCACCCAAGACCACCCCCGCGGCGAAAGGCAACAGCGAATCCGGCGGCAAGCAGCCCGATGTGAACGGCGACGGCAAAGTCGTCATCGGTGTCCTCAGCCCCGGTGACATCAACGACAAGGGCTACTACCAGAGCTTCGTCGACTCGGCCGACGCCTTCGCCAAGGAGAAGGGCTGGACGGTCATCAAGCGTGGCAGTGTGCCCCCGAGTGACGCGCTCACCGCGGCACGGGCGCTGTGTCAACAGAACGTCGACCTGGTAGCGATCGGTGCGAGTGAGCTCAAGACGGCCATCCCCGCCTCGGAGGAGCCGGTCTGCGGCAAGTCCGCCTGGTACGTGCCGATGCAAGCCAACATCGACCAGACCCCGAAGATCGTGCTGTCCACCGACGACCCCAACCAGTCCATGCTCGTCGCTGGCTATGCGGCGGGTCTGAAGATGAAGGCGGCCGGCCACACCAAGGCAGGGTTCATCACCGGCATCAAGGCCGACTACAGCGTCGCCGCCTCCACCGCCTTCCTGGCCGGCATCCGGGAAATCGTGCCGAAGGCCACCCTCACGACCACCTACACCGGCGACTTCAACGACTCGGCCAAGGCCAAGGAGGCCACCCAGGCGCAGATCAGCCAGGGCGTCAAGGTCATATACCCCTATCTCGGCGGCGCGACCGACGCCGCGGCGAAGCTGGCGAACGCCAGCGGCGCACTGACCCTGACCCCCGGCACCGACCGGTGCGCCTCGACGAGCCCGAAGTTCGACATCTCGGTGCTGTTCAGCCCGGGCGACTACTTCCGTGCCGCCCTGGAGGAGTTCGCCAAGGGCAACTTGAAGATGGGCACGACGCGCGTATGGCAGCTGGGCGTCGACCCCTATCCCACCGTGAAGATCTGCAACGGCCAGGGCGACGAGGACCAGCAGCTGTCGGAGTTCATGAAGAAGATCGGCAGCAAGGAGATCGACGCGGCGGCCGAGGTCAAGCGACTCGGCTGA
- a CDS encoding ABC transporter permease: MSVLDSTTTILSSGVRLTVPLAFAACGEYLAQRAGAMNISVEAMMLGAAFTSIATASATGSATIGLAAGVLTGLVLGFVHGNLSHRAQINTFVVGLVLNALVLGLTSYLITTEQFASHQVGMLSIPVLQDIPLIGQPLFSGRWPAYLLILLVPLTWWLVARSRWGLELRAVGENPQAADVAGIKVNVRRRQALLWCGALAGLGGAYLAVGEVGSFNQNMTAGRGYIVIAAVIFGAWRLGRTLIGCLVFGLSDAMRLALPALGVTINSQLLVAAPYLLALLAMLLFTTKHREPAALGRPFQRGST, encoded by the coding sequence GTGAGCGTTCTGGACAGCACCACGACCATTCTGTCGAGCGGTGTCCGGCTGACCGTGCCGCTGGCGTTCGCCGCCTGTGGTGAGTACCTGGCCCAGCGCGCCGGAGCGATGAACATCTCCGTCGAGGCGATGATGCTCGGCGCCGCGTTCACCTCGATCGCCACCGCGAGTGCGACCGGCAGCGCCACCATCGGCCTCGCCGCCGGTGTGCTGACCGGCCTCGTCCTCGGCTTCGTGCACGGCAACCTCTCCCATCGGGCACAGATCAACACCTTCGTCGTCGGCCTGGTGCTGAACGCGCTGGTGCTCGGGCTGACGAGTTATCTGATCACTACGGAGCAGTTCGCTTCGCACCAGGTCGGGATGTTGTCGATCCCGGTGCTCCAGGACATCCCCCTCATCGGTCAGCCGCTGTTCTCCGGCCGCTGGCCCGCCTACCTTCTGATCCTGTTGGTGCCGCTGACCTGGTGGCTGGTGGCGCGCAGCCGCTGGGGCCTGGAACTACGAGCGGTGGGGGAGAACCCGCAGGCCGCCGATGTCGCGGGCATCAAGGTTAACGTACGACGCCGGCAGGCCCTGTTGTGGTGCGGCGCACTGGCCGGTCTCGGCGGCGCCTACCTCGCGGTCGGCGAGGTCGGATCGTTCAACCAGAACATGACCGCCGGCCGCGGATACATCGTCATCGCCGCGGTGATCTTCGGAGCGTGGCGGCTCGGCCGTACCCTGATCGGGTGTCTGGTGTTCGGGCTCTCCGACGCCATGCGTCTGGCACTGCCCGCGCTCGGTGTCACCATCAACTCGCAACTCCTCGTCGCAGCCCCGTATCTGCTTGCGCTCCTCGCCATGCTGTTGTTCACCACCAAGCACCGGGAACCTGCCGCGCTCGGCCGGCCCTTCCAGCGAGGATCGACCTGA
- a CDS encoding ABC transporter permease: MSAPSLMDPDDLGRRFLARLRPGRDGWLTASVTFGLVAVALAVSALLLMLTGASPSASLSAIWTGSLATTTGWTTTLLNAAPLLLVAIGACICASAGSFNIGQEGQVLVGGLFGAWVGLRLALPGPTMVVVVMAAAAVGGGLWAALSALMSRFRGVNVVVSTLLMTFLAIQLVTFAVSSPWLQESAQGSSGIADAQSNPLPASALLAHFGQYPSLQLNAGLFIALVAAVGVALVLSRSRWGFRVRMVGLNPLAAKHTGVRVAALGGFTLALSGAFAGLAGGLLLASPVSPNRLQPGLSDNVGWDGLLVALVARNRPLIAIPVAFGFAVLRAGGDFLSATGVPYYLIDIVKALLVLAFVAPPILVDLFRRRRSGTPSTPSPLPVVPTKMEAVA, from the coding sequence ATGAGTGCCCCCTCGCTGATGGATCCGGACGACCTCGGTCGGCGCTTCCTGGCCCGGCTCCGCCCGGGGCGCGACGGCTGGTTGACGGCGAGCGTGACCTTCGGGCTCGTGGCCGTCGCACTGGCCGTGTCCGCGCTGCTGCTCATGCTGACCGGAGCCTCGCCGAGTGCTTCGCTGTCGGCGATATGGACCGGGAGCCTGGCCACCACCACCGGATGGACGACGACGCTGCTCAACGCCGCGCCGCTGCTCCTGGTGGCGATCGGTGCATGCATCTGTGCGTCCGCCGGTTCGTTCAACATCGGACAGGAGGGCCAGGTACTCGTCGGCGGCCTGTTCGGAGCCTGGGTCGGGCTGCGGCTGGCGCTCCCCGGTCCGACGATGGTCGTCGTGGTGATGGCCGCGGCGGCGGTCGGCGGTGGTCTGTGGGCAGCGCTCAGCGCTCTCATGTCCCGCTTCCGCGGTGTCAATGTTGTGGTGAGCACGCTGCTGATGACGTTCCTCGCCATTCAACTCGTGACCTTCGCGGTCAGCAGCCCATGGCTACAGGAGAGCGCACAGGGCTCCTCCGGCATCGCCGACGCGCAGTCCAACCCGCTGCCGGCGAGCGCCCTGCTCGCCCACTTCGGTCAGTACCCGTCGCTCCAGCTGAACGCGGGACTGTTCATCGCGCTCGTCGCCGCGGTCGGTGTCGCGCTCGTCCTGAGTCGCAGCCGGTGGGGCTTTCGGGTGCGCATGGTCGGATTGAATCCGCTGGCCGCCAAACACACCGGTGTCCGGGTGGCCGCACTCGGCGGCTTCACCCTGGCGTTGTCGGGCGCCTTCGCAGGGCTGGCCGGAGGACTGCTGTTGGCCAGCCCGGTCAGCCCCAACCGGCTACAGCCCGGGCTCTCGGACAACGTCGGCTGGGACGGTCTGCTCGTCGCCCTCGTCGCGCGCAATCGACCCCTGATCGCGATTCCCGTGGCGTTCGGGTTCGCCGTGCTGCGTGCGGGCGGCGACTTCCTCTCGGCCACCGGGGTGCCGTACTACCTCATCGACATCGTCAAGGCGTTGCTCGTCCTCGCATTCGTCGCGCCGCCCATCCTCGTCGACCTCTTCCGCAGGCGTCGCAGTGGCACGCCGTCGACGCCGTCTCCCCTGCCCGTTGTCCCGACCAAGATGGAGGCTGTCGCGTGA
- a CDS encoding ABC transporter ATP-binding protein encodes MTPTTSAVPILELRGITKSYGSVTACDAVDLRVDAGEIHGLLGENGAGKSSLMKVLLGLVRRDAGTVLVRGDEVALDSPQEAAELGIGMVHQHFSLINGLTVWENVALGDTGKVNKQAICSDIADVSARYGLPIDPEARVEELSAGERQRVEVVKCLRRNPQILILDEPTSVLTQAESQELFAVLGRVVQEEGRAVILISHKLAEIAQATDRVTVLRKGRVAFRAVTAETTPQLLAKQMVGREVSLGEEGAALGLLPVQNAGTAGGEAQGRQQTVLRLAELTVVQGGVTVLDEVDLTVGAGEIVALYGVEGNGQTMLGDVLAGLVVPTDGTIEIAGSRVDASLPGALSKAGLGIVPEDRHRSGVVLDMSIAENLTMKSLDKVSGRFLVRRRAMLARARHLADEFNIVTPSLDAPVRSLSGGNQQRVVLARELSGHTRVLVAAQPTHGLDVGAIEDMYSRLRRAATEGVGVLLISTELEEVMALATWIAVISSGRITGALPVSEATPERLGMLVGGEAA; translated from the coding sequence ATGACACCGACGACCTCTGCGGTTCCGATTCTCGAACTGCGCGGCATCACCAAGTCCTACGGATCCGTCACGGCCTGCGACGCCGTGGACCTCAGGGTCGACGCCGGCGAGATCCACGGACTCCTGGGTGAGAACGGGGCGGGCAAGTCCAGCCTCATGAAGGTCCTGCTCGGGCTGGTCCGGCGCGATGCCGGCACCGTCCTGGTGCGCGGCGACGAGGTCGCGCTGGACAGCCCGCAGGAGGCAGCCGAACTGGGCATCGGCATGGTGCACCAGCACTTCAGCCTCATCAACGGGCTGACCGTGTGGGAGAACGTGGCGCTCGGCGACACCGGCAAGGTGAACAAGCAGGCCATCTGCTCCGACATCGCCGACGTCTCCGCGCGGTACGGACTGCCGATCGACCCCGAGGCGCGCGTCGAGGAGCTCTCGGCCGGCGAGCGCCAGCGGGTCGAGGTGGTCAAGTGTCTGCGGCGCAACCCTCAGATCCTGATCCTCGACGAGCCCACCTCGGTACTGACCCAGGCCGAATCGCAGGAACTGTTCGCCGTGCTCGGCCGTGTGGTGCAGGAGGAGGGGCGAGCCGTCATCCTCATCAGCCACAAGCTCGCCGAGATCGCCCAGGCGACGGACCGGGTGACGGTCCTGCGCAAGGGCCGTGTCGCCTTCCGGGCCGTCACGGCAGAGACCACCCCACAACTGCTCGCCAAGCAGATGGTGGGCCGTGAAGTGTCTCTGGGCGAGGAAGGCGCAGCCCTCGGCCTACTGCCCGTACAGAATGCAGGCACCGCCGGGGGCGAGGCACAGGGACGGCAGCAGACCGTGCTGCGCCTCGCCGAACTCACCGTCGTACAAGGCGGGGTCACGGTTCTCGACGAGGTCGATCTGACCGTGGGCGCGGGCGAGATCGTCGCCCTCTACGGAGTCGAAGGCAACGGTCAGACGATGCTCGGCGATGTCCTCGCCGGGCTGGTCGTGCCGACCGACGGCACCATCGAGATCGCCGGGAGCCGGGTCGACGCAAGCCTCCCCGGGGCGCTGTCCAAGGCCGGTCTCGGCATCGTGCCGGAAGACCGGCACCGCAGCGGTGTCGTCCTCGACATGAGCATCGCCGAGAACCTGACGATGAAGTCACTGGACAAGGTCAGCGGGCGATTCCTGGTGCGGCGGCGCGCGATGCTCGCCCGAGCCCGACACCTCGCGGACGAGTTCAACATCGTCACACCGTCGCTCGACGCACCCGTGCGCAGCCTGTCCGGCGGCAACCAGCAGCGGGTCGTACTCGCCCGGGAGCTGTCCGGTCACACCCGGGTACTGGTGGCCGCTCAGCCCACCCATGGGTTGGACGTCGGTGCCATCGAGGACATGTACTCCCGACTACGCAGGGCCGCTACAGAGGGCGTCGGGGTGCTGCTCATCTCCACCGAACTTGAGGAAGTCATGGCCCTTGCAACCTGGATCGCAGTGATCTCCTCAGGACGGATCACCGGAGCACTCCCCGTCTCCGAGGCGACTCCCGAGCGGCTCGGCATGCTCGTGGGCGGTGAGGCCGCATGA
- a CDS encoding PDR/VanB family oxidoreductase, which produces MNTPTPLQVTDVHAAADGVIAVGLGLPDGVELPPWRPGAHIELRLPSGRLRQYSLCGDPADATKWRIGVLREPVGRGGSTELHELARPGATFAVRGPRNHFRLAEAPSYLFLAGGIGVTPILAMVRDAAGRGTPFTVVYGGRTRSTMAFADELAALAGDALTLLPQDEAGLPDLPRLLGELDAHTAVYACGPPPMLAAVERECARLDLSDRLHLERFAAGDDLETAFDAAENRSFEVQLARTGATLTVPPDRRLIEVLREAVTGLSYDCEKGYCGACETRVLAGTPEHRDSVLSDEERLAGRTMMICVGRCESDRLVLDL; this is translated from the coding sequence CTGAACACACCCACCCCACTTCAGGTGACGGACGTGCACGCTGCGGCCGATGGCGTCATCGCCGTCGGCCTCGGGCTCCCGGACGGAGTCGAGCTCCCCCCGTGGCGGCCCGGCGCACACATCGAGTTGCGTCTGCCCTCGGGCCGACTGCGTCAGTACTCCCTGTGCGGTGACCCGGCCGATGCCACGAAGTGGCGCATCGGCGTTCTGCGAGAGCCTGTGGGTCGGGGCGGTTCCACCGAACTCCATGAGCTCGCCCGCCCCGGTGCAACGTTCGCGGTACGCGGGCCGCGCAACCACTTCCGGCTCGCGGAGGCCCCGTCCTATCTGTTCCTCGCCGGCGGCATCGGGGTCACACCGATCCTCGCCATGGTCCGGGATGCGGCAGGACGCGGCACTCCTTTCACCGTCGTGTACGGCGGACGCACCCGCTCGACGATGGCGTTCGCCGACGAACTCGCCGCACTGGCCGGCGATGCGCTCACCCTGCTCCCCCAGGACGAGGCGGGCCTGCCGGACCTCCCCCGGCTGCTGGGCGAGTTGGACGCACACACCGCCGTGTACGCATGCGGGCCGCCGCCGATGCTGGCGGCAGTCGAGCGTGAGTGCGCCCGGCTGGATCTCAGCGACCGGCTGCACCTGGAGCGCTTCGCCGCCGGCGACGACCTGGAAACGGCGTTCGACGCCGCGGAGAACCGGAGCTTCGAGGTGCAGCTCGCGCGTACCGGAGCCACGCTCACCGTGCCTCCCGACCGCCGTCTCATCGAGGTCCTGCGCGAGGCTGTGACCGGTCTGTCCTACGACTGCGAGAAGGGCTACTGCGGAGCCTGCGAGACACGTGTTCTCGCCGGTACGCCGGAGCATCGGGATTCGGTGCTCAGCGACGAGGAACGCCTTGCCGGGCGCACAATGATGATCTGCGTCGGGCGCTGCGAGAGCGATCGACTCGTCCTGGACCTCTGA